A region of Etheostoma cragini isolate CJK2018 chromosome 2, CSU_Ecrag_1.0, whole genome shotgun sequence DNA encodes the following proteins:
- the gcgrb gene encoding glucagon receptor, producing MSQVCLLLALLMLCSSATKVSCTNSLELVKEQWSSYRNQCLDYLNATPPATGLVCNRAFDLYACWPDGLPGTTINVSCPWFLPWYHKVQQGVVYRVCSEDGQWAPKNTSECEDDPGEHQYGRILSQLRIMYTVGYSLSLGALLLALGILITFRKLHCMRNNIHMNLFSSFILRAVSILVKDALLTLTLDPRSNSDSRTQVWVNIPAVTWCRGAMVMMQYSVMANNYWLLVEGIYLHSLLVITVFSERKYFYNYLAIGWGAPLIFVLPWITVKYLYENEECWERNINMGYWWIIRSPILFAYLINFFIFIRIIKILMSKLRAHQMRYTDYKFRLAKSTLTLIPLLGIHAILFTFVIDESVPKGSMLRLIRLFCDLLFNSFQGLLVAILYCFVNKEVQSEMLKKWKRWKLGKDIDEEYRHTHSHTPHIKSGSIATGNLPYLQDNNGSDPGGDSPRLNKADTDPTCSNALEDNRRLVVSYSNGTRKGGLAKSRHTLQFSFLLHRGAGSNVTTTTEDACLQEKVQCRTSPLDGEETNV from the exons ATGTCCCAGGTGTGTCTCCTCTTGGCCTTGCTTATGCTCTGCAGCTCTGCAACAAAG GTCTCTTGTACTAACTCCCTGGAGCTTGTGAAGGAGCAGTGGAGCAGCTACAGAAACCAGTGCCTGGACTACCTCAACGCCACGCCCCCCGCCACAG GGCTGGTGTGTAACAGGGCCTTTGACCTGTACGCCTGCTGGCCTGATGGACTCCCAGGAACCACTATCAATGTCTCCTGCCCCTGGTTCCTGCCATGGTACCATAAAG TTCAGCAGGGTGTGGTCTACAGAGTCTGCAGTGAAGATGGTCAATGGGCGCCAAAGAATACCAGTGAATGTGAGGACGACCCTGGTgag CACCAGTATGGCCGCATCCTCAGTCAATTACGGATCATGTATACGGTGGGCTACTCGCTCTCCCTGGGAGCTCTGCTGCTGGCCCTGGGAATCCTTATCACCTTCAG GAAGCTCCACTGTATGAGGAACAACATCCACATGAACCTGTTTTCCTCCTTCATCCTGAGAGCCGTGTCCATCCTGGTCAAAGACGCCCTGCTGACCCTCACACTGGACCCCAGGAGTAACAGTGACTCCCGGACACAAGTCTGGGTCAACATACCG GCTGTTACGTGGTGCCGTGGTGCCATGGTGATGATGCAGTACAGCGTGATGGCCAATAACTATTGGCTGTTGGTGGAGGGCATCTACCTACACAGCCTGCTAGTCATCACTGTCTTCAGTGAGAGGAAGTACTTCTACAATTACCTGGCCATTGGCTGGG GTGCACCACTTATATTCGTGTTGCCGTGGATCACAGTGAAATATCTGTATGAGAACGAGGA gtgCTGGGAGAGGAATATTAACATGGGATATTGGTGGATTATCCGTTCTCCTATACTGTTTGCTTATCTG ATCAACTTCTTCATATTCATAAGAATTATCAAAATCCTGATGTCTAAACTCAGAGCTCATCAGATGAGATACACTGACTACAAGTTCAG ATTAGCAAAATCCACTCTGACTCTCATTCCTCTGCTCGGAATTCATGCCATCCTCTTCACCTTCGTCATTGACGAGTCTGTCCCTAAAGGCTCCATGCTGCGCCTCATTCGCCTCTTCTGTGACCTGCTGTTCAACTCTTTCCAG GGATTGCTGGTAGCCATCCTGTACTGCTTCGTCAACAAAGAG GTGCAGTCAGAGATGTTAAAAAAGTGGAAGAGGTGGAAGCTGGGCAAAGATATCGATGAGGAGTACCGCCACACCCACAGCCACACTCCGCACATCAAGAGCGGCAGCATCGCCACTGGCAATCTGCCCTACCTCCAAGACAACAATGGCAGTGATCCCGGCGGTGACTCACCTCGCCTCAACAAGGCAGACACAGACCCCACCTGCTCCAACGCATTGGAGGACAACCGCCGACTAGTTGTCTCCTACAGCAACGGGACAAGGAAAGGTGGGCTCGCCAAGAGCAGACACACCCTGCAGTTCTCCTTCCTGCTACACCGAGGCGCTGGCAGTAATGTTACCACTACCACAGAGGACGCATGTTTGCAAGAGAAGGTGCAGTGCCGCACGTCCCCTCTGGACGGAGAGGAGACAAATGTATGA